In Nitrosophilus labii, the following proteins share a genomic window:
- a CDS encoding SixA phosphatase family protein — MKILFVRHAKAFKREEWHDDDMLRPLSEKGIKVSEDFFEKISHIFEIEIILSSKALRSIQTAKIIHKYYPKAIYQTTPLLNPGASYTDFKTLIKEYENYENIALVGHEPDISEIVGELLGCSFLSIDVKKSSIIECEGINLEEMELKSFLSPKLLKRLNI, encoded by the coding sequence ATGAAAATATTGTTTGTAAGACATGCAAAAGCTTTTAAAAGAGAAGAGTGGCATGATGATGATATGTTAAGACCTTTAAGTGAAAAAGGTATCAAAGTTAGCGAAGATTTTTTTGAAAAAATCTCTCATATATTTGAGATAGAGATTATCTTATCTTCAAAAGCATTAAGGTCTATACAAACCGCTAAAATTATTCACAAATATTATCCTAAGGCAATTTACCAAACCACGCCGCTTTTAAATCCGGGAGCATCATATACAGATTTTAAAACTTTGATAAAAGAGTATGAAAATTATGAGAATATAGCTCTTGTAGGACATGAACCGGATATTTCTGAAATTGTGGGTGAACTTTTAGGATGTAGTTTTCTAAGTATTGATGTTAAAAAATCCTCTATTATAGAGTGTGAAGGTATAAATCTAGAAGAGATGGAACTTAAATCTTTTCTATCTCCCAAACTACTTAAAAGATTAAATATTTAA